The genome window AATCATCTTCAAACAGTTCGGTGGCCTTGAGACTACGAATTTTTTCGAGAAGTTGGTCTAGATCTAGCCTTGGCGTAGTTGGAGCTTGTTGAAAGTTTTGTTGTGTCAAATCGACTAGTAGGGTCGTAAATTCCGTCAAATTCCAAAAGGTTTGATCTTTTTGGCGAACTTCATAGATGCCGTCACTGAAAATGTAAAGTGTGCTGTGGGAGGAAATGGACACAGTTGCTTCAGTGTATGCAGCATCTGAATAAACCCCGATCGGGAGGCTGCGCATTTTCAGGAGTTGGGCTTGCGGCTGACCTTCGTTATCCGGTGCGATCAAAAGGGCTGGGGGATGGCCAGCACTGGCATAGGTCAGTTGCTGGGTTGAATGATTGTAAAGGCCGTACCAAATGGTAAAGTACCGCTCATTTTGCTCACTCATCCGAAACAACTTATTAAGCGTGGCGAGGACTTGGGCTGGCTGATAGAAATTTAAGTCGGGCAGGGATTGGGAACGCAGCAGATTTTGAATAAAGACAGAGGGTAAGGCAGCGCCTAACCCATGGCCAGACACATCTAGAAGATAAATAACCAAGTGTTCCGCATCTAGCCAATAGTAATCAAAACAGTCCCCGCCTAAATGCTGGGAGGGTAAAAAGCAGTGCTGGATTGAAATTGGCGTTGTGATAGCTTTTGGCAATAACGATCGCACATAGGTTGCTGCTTCGGCCAGTTCACTTTCGAGTTTTTCAGTTTGTTGCTGGAGTGTTTGAGCTGCGCTTTTGAGCGCTTGATTCGCTTGGTATAAGCGAAGCCCTGCCCTCACCCGTGCTTTCAGTTCACCTGCCGCGATCGGTTTTGAGAGAAAGTCGTCTGCCCCAGCATCCAAGCCAGTAATCAGATCATGGCTTTCCGATCGATTCGTCAGCAGAATAAAAAATGCCGCTGCAAGCTGAGGATCTTGCTTAATGGTTTGGCACACTTCAATCCCCTCAATTCCCGTCATCACCCAGTCACAGATGATCAGAGCAGGCTGAATTGTTTTAGCTTGGATCAGTCCTTCTTCACCACTTGCCGCAGTTGTAATGTCATAGCCCTCCTCCCGAAGAATCTTATTCAGGAGAATTAGAATAAATGGGTCATCATCAATGATGAGAATGGGAATCATAAAGTTGTAAATGGAAAATTAAATTCAACATTTACTGTTGTATTGATTATTATATTGATGGATAGATTAATTAGGGAGAGTGAATCTATAATTCATCTCCTCATTAATCTACTAATTGATACTTTCTAGCCTATTGGTTTCGCGAACTGAACTATTAAAGCTGCGGTATTAGCACACAAGATTGATTAGCACACAGTATTGGCACAATGTATTAGATAAATTGGCAATATTCAAATCAGGTGGGCGGGATTAGGACAGGGTGAACGATGGAATCATTCTCAGTTGCTCAAACATACTCATTACAAGTTAGATCCGATGTTTCAGTTCTAACTCAAGTTTTATCCTGGTTTAATCAGCTTTACCAGCCCAGCATTCCTAACAATATCTGGCTACAATGCCAAACGATTTTAGCGGAAGGACTGACCAATGCAATTCGTCATGCCCATCGTGATCAGCCTACTACCACACCTGTGGATATTGAAATTATCATTGCTCACCAACAGATCATCATGAAGATCTGGGATTGGGGTACAGCATTCGATCTCAGCCAAAAAATTCAATCACTCCCCGATCGTATTGATCCGCAACAATACGGTGGTCGAGGCATTCAAATTATGCAGAAACTTGCCGATCGTATCCACTACGATCGCATCGATGACCAACGCAACTGTCTCGTTATCGTGAAGAACTATTGAGATCGCTTTGTGCTCAGCGTACCTGTCTCGTTATCGTGAAATTGTTAATCAGGATCGGGCATCATCATTGCTTAAATACGATGCAAATCGCTGCTGAAAGTAGGCATGAACTTGCGTATATTCGCTTTGGATCAGTTGGCCCATTTCTACAATTTGGTCAAGCTGATGTTGCCGACCACGGGTTTCTAATTCGCCGCAGAGTTTAGCCAGTTTCACCGCACCTAGGTAGGCACTGCTAGATTTCAGTTGATGGGCCGATTTTGCCAGGGTTTGGGCATCTTGGTGTTGGATTGCCTGTTGAATAGTTTGTAAGAGTTCTGGTGTATTGGTGAAATAACACGCTAGAAGCGCAGCCAAGGTCGATCGATCTCCCTGGATCATGTCCTGGAGCTTCTGTAAATCGACTTCGCTGATGGTAGGTGCAGCCAGAATGTCGGGAGACAGCATCAATCCAGCCGCTGCGCTGCGGTCAGACGGAGATTTGATTGCAGCCGCCCGTGCAGGGGTAACCTCTAAACCGGATGGAGCCAGCGGCTGAGGCTGACTACCAGAAGACGTTTTGAGTTGAGCTGAGACAGCGTGTTCCTGTGCTTGAGGAGCTTGTCCCAGTTGAGGAGCTTGTAACTGGGGTTTTGCCTTCGAACGATCGCACGCTTGCTTTTGCCAACGTTCGATCGCCCTTTTGAAATCATCCGGTTGAATCGGCTTGCTGAGATAGTCATTCATCCCAGCCTCCAAGCATCGTTCCCGCGCCCCGTCCAGCACATTGGCTGTAATCGCAATAATGTGAATAGGCGGCACTAACCGATCGGGGCACTGACAACTTTGCTCCGCTTCCCAGGCTCGAATTCGGCGAGTCGCTTCTAGACCATCCAGCATCGGCATTTGGATATCCATCAGAATAATGTCGTAGGACTGACGTTTCACCGCTTCCCACGCCTCTAGCCCATTGGCCGCCAGATCCGCTTGATGCCCCAAACGCTTTAACATCAAAAAGGCTAGTTTTTGATTCACGGGGTTATCTTCTGCCAGCAATACACGCAGAGGCTTCTGAACGGTTTGAGATGTGTTTTTTGGGCTTGAGTTAGCCGCGATGCGATCGGGGGTGCGATTCAAATTGTCCGGAATCGGCTTGTTGTTCAGCGCTTGAATTAAACCGTTAGATAGCTGAGACCACCGAACAGGCTTACTCAGCCAAATTGAAGCATATTGTTGTTCTAAAACGTTCTTCTGGGATTGCCCTGGAGGACTCAAGAAAATTAAGGGTACATTACGCAACTGGCTGTGTTGTTGAATTTTTTGAATCAGTTGACCGTTCTCTACAGCAGCCATCTTGGCATCCAGAATGGCAATATCAAAACTTGGGAATGGATTTGTCGCTGCTGATAATGTTGCAGTTGATAATGAAGTCACTGATAATGTTTCTGATGGTAATGCTACTAATGGCAATCTTTCTGTCGATACTGTTTCTGCTGACTGCGAATCTGCATCCTGTAGAGTTGACGCCTGCAAAAGCGCAAGAGCCGCCTCGGGAGAAGCAACAGCCATGGCTTGCATTTGCCAAAATTGAGCTTGTTGCACCAAAAGATCTCGATAGGTGGCAGAGCCCTCAATAATCAGTAATCGCTTACCCGCCAATTCTGATAGATTCAACATTTCCCCAGACGATAAATCTGTGCGGGGAAGGTGCTGTGTAGCCGTTCGATCGACTGGCACAGAATCGACTGGCACAAAACCTACTTGAGGATTATTGCTTTGACCAGGATTCGTTTGACTATCATTTGCTTGAACAACGATCGTAAAATAGAACGTAGACCCCTGATGAGTCGTTTCGGCTAGCCCAGCAATGCCCACCGGCTTGGCTAATCGTTCAAATTCTGGCGGAGGTAG of Alkalinema sp. FACHB-956 contains these proteins:
- a CDS encoding SpoIIE family protein phosphatase; this translates as MIPILIIDDDPFILILLNKILREEGYDITTAASGEEGLIQAKTIQPALIICDWVMTGIEGIEVCQTIKQDPQLAAAFFILLTNRSESHDLITGLDAGADDFLSKPIAAGELKARVRAGLRLYQANQALKSAAQTLQQQTEKLESELAEAATYVRSLLPKAITTPISIQHCFLPSQHLGGDCFDYYWLDAEHLVIYLLDVSGHGLGAALPSVFIQNLLRSQSLPDLNFYQPAQVLATLNKLFRMSEQNERYFTIWYGLYNHSTQQLTYASAGHPPALLIAPDNEGQPQAQLLKMRSLPIGVYSDAAYTEATVSISSHSTLYIFSDGIYEVRQKDQTFWNLTEFTTLLVDLTQQNFQQAPTTPRLDLDQLLEKIRSLKATELFEDDCSILQVCFAANDRP
- a CDS encoding PAS domain-containing hybrid sensor histidine kinase/response regulator, which translates into the protein MLFHVVFEQAGVGMTLTNVHSGQFLKVNPQFCALVGYTEAELLSRSWHDLIAVDEISASEENSSPTIVPSQALSCNLTQSVSSAEQLCLRKDGQRQWVNLTRSLICDPQGLPLYDLCIVEKLPAKKSIETPLQLANAKLATLIENLQVGVLVENELRQIILVNQAFCDLFTLPVSPSDLLGQNCADLGKVTSCHFHDPELTFQTIATILSQRKPVLSDVVLLADGRSLERSYIPIFVDRQYQGHFWIYQDITQRKQSEQALKKLLEQETQRSEELTLKNFALEKARRDAEAANQAKSNFLAMVSHEIRTPMNAVIGMTDLLLDTTLNAQQQDFVTTIRNSGSALIEIINDFLDFSKIESGALELESQPFNLQTCVEEILDLLGSKAYEKGVELAYLMSPKVPRQVIGDRHRLRQILVNILNNAIKFTDAGEVVVYITAQPVQNLRSQYELLFIIQDTGIGIPRDRRDRLFKPFSQVDASTANHYGGTGLGLAISKQLCKLMGGDIWVESNGTFTGQQPHYFQLPPPEFERLAKPVGIAGLAETTHQGSTFYFTIVVQANDSQTNPGQSNNPQVGFVPVDSVPVDRTATQHLPRTDLSSGEMLNLSELAGKRLLIIEGSATYRDLLVQQAQFWQMQAMAVASPEAALALLQASTLQDADSQSAETVSTERLPLVALPSETLSVTSLSTATLSAATNPFPSFDIAILDAKMAAVENGQLIQKIQQHSQLRNVPLIFLSPPGQSQKNVLEQQYASIWLSKPVRWSQLSNGLIQALNNKPIPDNLNRTPDRIAANSSPKNTSQTVQKPLRVLLAEDNPVNQKLAFLMLKRLGHQADLAANGLEAWEAVKRQSYDIILMDIQMPMLDGLEATRRIRAWEAEQSCQCPDRLVPPIHIIAITANVLDGARERCLEAGMNDYLSKPIQPDDFKRAIERWQKQACDRSKAKPQLQAPQLGQAPQAQEHAVSAQLKTSSGSQPQPLAPSGLEVTPARAAAIKSPSDRSAAAGLMLSPDILAAPTISEVDLQKLQDMIQGDRSTLAALLACYFTNTPELLQTIQQAIQHQDAQTLAKSAHQLKSSSAYLGAVKLAKLCGELETRGRQHQLDQIVEMGQLIQSEYTQVHAYFQQRFASYLSNDDARS
- a CDS encoding ATP-binding protein; the encoded protein is MESFSVAQTYSLQVRSDVSVLTQVLSWFNQLYQPSIPNNIWLQCQTILAEGLTNAIRHAHRDQPTTTPVDIEIIIAHQQIIMKIWDWGTAFDLSQKIQSLPDRIDPQQYGGRGIQIMQKLADRIHYDRIDDQRNCLVIVKNY